In the Chryseobacterium sp. MYb264 genome, one interval contains:
- a CDS encoding bifunctional folylpolyglutamate synthase/dihydrofolate synthase gives MTNEQYHEAVEWLFVQAPNYQRDGVNAYKPGLENITKLCALFDNPQDKIKCIHIGGTNGKGSTSNMLASVLQEAGYKVGLYNSPHLIDFTERIKVNGKQSEREFIFNFIQKLKKLPEEIRPSFFEFTTLMAFEYFRQQNVDFAIIEVGLGGRLDATNIIKPLVSAITNVQLDHQNLLGDTIEEIAREKAGIIKNSIPIVCGDENEVVRSIIKNKAAQEKTPFIDATVIQSDLKSDLKGDYQANNIKVAVALVEELKKLNLTISDQNIENGLSNVHKNTGFIGRWFEFSKSPLTICDTGHNQAGLEYVFNQLRGIDRHKHIILGFVNDKKIDEVMKLLPENSDFYFAKPAINRGRHPKDYENLLIEAKISYKIFDSVQEAYLSAKEASTNEEMIFIGGSNFVVGEFLEKNLEVIK, from the coding sequence ATGACAAACGAACAATATCACGAGGCCGTAGAATGGCTTTTCGTGCAGGCACCCAACTATCAGAGGGACGGAGTAAATGCTTATAAACCGGGTTTAGAAAATATCACAAAACTGTGTGCCCTTTTTGATAATCCACAAGACAAAATAAAATGCATACATATCGGCGGAACTAATGGTAAGGGGTCTACCAGCAATATGCTGGCGTCGGTTCTTCAGGAAGCCGGATACAAGGTTGGGTTGTACAATTCTCCACATCTTATTGATTTTACAGAGCGTATAAAAGTAAACGGAAAACAGTCTGAAAGAGAGTTCATCTTCAATTTTATTCAGAAGCTTAAAAAACTTCCTGAAGAAATTCGTCCGTCATTTTTTGAATTTACAACCTTAATGGCTTTCGAATATTTTCGTCAGCAAAATGTCGATTTTGCGATTATTGAGGTAGGATTAGGAGGAAGACTTGATGCCACCAACATTATTAAACCCCTGGTTTCAGCCATTACCAATGTTCAGCTCGATCATCAAAATCTTTTAGGCGACACGATCGAAGAAATCGCAAGAGAAAAAGCAGGAATTATAAAAAACTCTATCCCCATCGTTTGCGGAGATGAAAATGAGGTTGTAAGAAGCATCATCAAAAATAAAGCAGCGCAAGAAAAAACTCCTTTTATTGATGCAACAGTGATACAATCTGATTTAAAATCCGACTTAAAAGGAGATTATCAGGCAAATAACATCAAAGTAGCAGTCGCTTTAGTTGAAGAATTAAAAAAATTAAATCTTACGATTTCCGATCAGAATATTGAGAATGGCTTGTCAAACGTTCACAAAAACACAGGATTTATCGGCCGTTGGTTTGAATTTTCAAAAAGCCCCTTGACGATTTGCGATACGGGACACAATCAGGCAGGCTTGGAGTATGTTTTTAATCAATTAAGAGGAATTGATAGGCATAAGCATATCATTTTGGGGTTCGTGAATGACAAGAAAATAGATGAGGTCATGAAATTATTACCTGAAAATTCTGATTTTTATTTTGCGAAACCAGCCATCAACAGAGGAAGACACCCAAAAGATTACGAGAATTTGCTAATCGAGGCAAAAATTTCTTATAAAATTTTCGATTCTGTACAGGAAGCGTATCTTTCTGCAAAAGAAGCTTCTACAAACGAAGAAATGATTTTTATCGGCGGAAGTAACTTTGTTGTGGGAGAATTTTTAGAAAAAAATTTGGAGGTTATAAAATAA
- a CDS encoding TolC family protein, with product MKKVWIVVFGLTCLGLSAQKKWSLRECVDYATQHNLQVIQNEYSKQIQDNNLKIAKKNYLPSVSASVGNTVSFGQTSFGTGSLRNDRFSNSSNIGADILVYNNRRLEKTIRKVEFDVEASQYDIETIKNDISLQIAQQYLTTLLNKEIVKISEAAVENAQKQFDRAKITTQVGTTAQTVLAEAEAAWAREKQNLKTAEINVGRSLFALAQLLQLQEYKDFDVDDVSVPDQLTPELKSVDEVLATAYETQPQVKAAESRIRSAQAQIEVDKTAFYPSLTASAGVGSFYNNLLNTNNIGSALLYIPEKGFFTQYKDNFGQQAAVSLSIPVFNKGITKLQVEQSRINESAAKITLEQQKQTVRQNVQKAQFDVDANYEIYVSSVEAEKSTKLALEFADKSYAAGRSTIYDVNVARNNYANAQGSVAQAKFNYLFSLKLLNFYAGIPLSL from the coding sequence ATGAAAAAAGTTTGGATTGTTGTTTTTGGACTAACTTGTCTGGGTTTAAGTGCCCAAAAAAAGTGGTCTCTGAGGGAATGTGTAGACTATGCCACGCAGCATAATCTTCAGGTGATCCAGAATGAATATTCAAAACAAATCCAGGATAATAACCTAAAAATCGCAAAGAAAAACTATCTTCCCTCTGTTTCGGCCAGTGTAGGAAATACCGTGAGTTTCGGACAGACCTCCTTCGGAACCGGAAGTTTGAGAAACGACAGATTCAGCAACAGTTCTAATATTGGTGCAGATATCCTGGTATACAACAACAGAAGGCTTGAAAAAACAATTAGAAAAGTAGAATTTGATGTGGAAGCAAGCCAGTATGATATTGAAACCATCAAAAATGATATTTCTCTTCAGATTGCTCAGCAATATTTAACGACATTATTAAATAAAGAAATTGTAAAAATTTCTGAGGCTGCGGTTGAAAATGCTCAAAAGCAATTCGACAGAGCGAAAATTACAACCCAGGTGGGAACAACGGCTCAAACGGTATTGGCAGAAGCTGAAGCGGCGTGGGCAAGAGAAAAACAGAATCTAAAAACGGCTGAGATCAATGTCGGGCGAAGTTTATTTGCGTTGGCTCAATTGTTACAGCTGCAGGAATACAAAGATTTTGATGTGGACGATGTTTCTGTTCCGGATCAGTTGACTCCTGAATTAAAATCAGTTGATGAGGTTTTAGCGACGGCTTATGAAACACAACCTCAGGTAAAAGCTGCGGAAAGCAGAATAAGATCGGCACAGGCGCAAATTGAAGTGGATAAAACAGCTTTTTATCCGTCACTTACAGCAAGTGCAGGAGTTGGAAGTTTCTATAATAACCTTTTGAATACAAATAATATTGGTTCAGCATTGTTATATATTCCTGAAAAAGGATTCTTTACACAATATAAAGATAACTTTGGTCAGCAGGCTGCTGTTTCGTTAAGCATCCCGGTTTTTAATAAAGGAATTACAAAGCTTCAGGTTGAACAGTCGAGAATTAATGAAAGTGCAGCGAAGATCACTTTAGAGCAACAGAAACAAACAGTGAGACAGAATGTTCAGAAGGCACAGTTTGACGTTGATGCGAACTATGAAATTTACGTTTCATCCGTAGAAGCAGAGAAAAGTACAAAATTGGCACTGGAGTTTGCAGATAAAAGCTATGCAGCGGGTCGCTCAACGATTTATGATGTGAACGTGGCGAGAAATAATTACGCGAATGCACAAGGTTCTGTGGCTCAGGCAAAATTTAATTATCTTTTCAGTCTTAAATTATTGAATTTCTATGCGGGAATTCCACTAAGTTTGTAA
- the bcp gene encoding thioredoxin-dependent thiol peroxidase has protein sequence MLKVGDQLPEFEGINQDGNTIESSKLLGKKLVVFFYPQASTPTCTVEACNLSDNYSMLEKEGFQLLGISGDSVKKQKNFHSKFAFPYDLIADENRDIIEKFGVWKEKKTFGKTYMGIVRTTFIFDENGICTRVIEKVTSKTAAAQILEG, from the coding sequence ATGTTGAAAGTTGGAGATCAATTACCTGAATTTGAAGGAATCAATCAGGATGGAAATACAATAGAATCATCAAAATTACTGGGTAAGAAACTGGTTGTTTTCTTTTATCCTCAGGCAAGCACACCGACTTGCACGGTGGAAGCCTGTAATTTAAGCGACAATTATTCAATGCTGGAAAAAGAAGGATTTCAGTTATTGGGAATAAGCGGTGATTCTGTAAAAAAGCAGAAAAATTTCCATAGCAAATTTGCTTTTCCTTATGACTTAATTGCTGATGAAAATCGTGATATTATTGAGAAATTCGGAGTTTGGAAAGAGAAAAAAACGTTCGGAAAAACCTATATGGGCATCGTAAGAACGACTTTTATCTTTGATGAAAACGGAATCTGTACAAGAGTTATCGAAAAAGTGACATCGAAAACAGCGGCAGCGCAAATTTTGGAAGGATAA
- a CDS encoding glycosyltransferase family 9 protein, producing MTRILAYRFSAFGDVAMTAPVFREFLEQNPDVEIIMVSRSNFEDLFADIPNVIFKGINLDDYKGFFGLRRLSNELVKEFNPDLIANLHDVIRTKILDKIYRRKGLKVFKIDKGKEEKERLTDIWNLDKVQLKKTVERYADVFREMGFKVELSHQLRPKSGEKSGIGFAPFAQHTGKMYPLEKSYELARGLAKKYPVYFFGGGKKETETLEKWESEIPNTKSLSGKLSLSEELQKISELELMISMDSANMHLASLVGTRCISIWGSTHPYAGFLGFGQSEEDVIQVKDLTCRPCSVFGDKECYRGDWACLEELSVQKIIEKIL from the coding sequence GTGACCAGAATTTTAGCATATCGATTTTCCGCTTTTGGCGATGTCGCAATGACAGCACCTGTATTTCGTGAATTTTTGGAGCAAAATCCTGATGTGGAAATTATTATGGTTTCCCGTAGTAATTTTGAGGATTTATTCGCAGATATTCCGAATGTTATATTTAAAGGAATCAACCTTGATGATTATAAAGGGTTTTTTGGATTAAGAAGATTATCCAACGAGTTGGTGAAAGAATTTAATCCGGATCTTATTGCGAATCTTCATGATGTAATCCGTACCAAAATTTTAGACAAAATTTACAGACGAAAAGGTTTAAAAGTCTTTAAAATAGATAAAGGAAAGGAAGAAAAGGAAAGGCTTACGGATATCTGGAATCTGGATAAAGTTCAGTTGAAAAAAACAGTTGAAAGATATGCCGATGTTTTTCGCGAAATGGGTTTTAAAGTAGAGCTTTCTCATCAGCTAAGACCAAAATCAGGTGAAAAATCCGGAATTGGGTTTGCACCTTTTGCACAGCATACAGGAAAAATGTATCCTTTAGAGAAATCTTATGAACTTGCTCGGGGTTTAGCTAAAAAATATCCAGTATATTTTTTTGGAGGCGGAAAAAAAGAAACTGAAACTCTTGAAAAGTGGGAGAGTGAGATTCCTAATACTAAAAGTTTATCTGGAAAATTAAGCTTAAGCGAAGAGCTTCAGAAAATTTCTGAACTTGAGCTTATGATTTCTATGGATTCTGCAAATATGCACCTTGCAAGCCTTGTGGGAACTAGATGTATTTCTATTTGGGGATCTACTCATCCTTATGCGGGTTTCTTAGGTTTCGGGCAAAGCGAAGAGGATGTTATTCAGGTAAAGGATCTTACTTGTAGGCCTTGTTCTGTTTTTGGTGACAAAGAGTGTTATCGGGGCGATTGGGCTTGTCTGGAAGAGCTAAGTGTACAGAAAATTATTGAAAAGATTTTATAG
- a CDS encoding GNAT family N-acetyltransferase gives MNLKNQPDLPADNSYETERLILRPMSLKDGEFIFDLYNRPKFIQYIGDRNIKTVADAENYIKNRFMPQFEKLGFGNYLILTKEGNHKIGGVGIFEREGLEIVDIGFSLLDEFEGKGYAYEAALKVKSIGMDDFGLKKISAITSKDNYSSQKLIEKLGLKYQKMVMIPDDNEELMYYETLD, from the coding sequence ATGAACCTAAAAAATCAACCCGATCTACCCGCAGATAATTCCTACGAAACAGAACGATTGATCCTCCGTCCGATGTCTTTGAAAGATGGAGAATTTATTTTCGATTTGTATAACAGACCGAAATTTATTCAATATATCGGTGATCGTAATATTAAAACGGTTGCTGATGCTGAAAATTACATCAAAAACCGGTTTATGCCTCAGTTTGAAAAGCTAGGCTTTGGCAATTATTTGATCTTAACGAAAGAGGGAAATCATAAAATAGGTGGAGTAGGAATCTTCGAAAGGGAAGGTTTGGAAATCGTAGATATAGGATTTTCTTTACTAGATGAGTTTGAAGGAAAAGGTTACGCTTATGAAGCTGCCTTAAAAGTAAAATCTATCGGAATGGATGATTTTGGATTAAAGAAAATTTCCGCGATTACTTCAAAAGATAATTATTCTTCTCAGAAATTAATCGAAAAATTAGGTTTGAAATATCAAAAAATGGTGATGATTCCCGATGATAATGAAGAATTAATGTACTACGAAACATTAGACTAA
- a CDS encoding glycosyltransferase, which produces MQRKKIITSAFSNLYTDQRIEKVCRTLHENGYEIDLIGNDWNGAEEMSRPYSFSRIKLISKSLKTAYFEFNWKLYHELKKRADENTILHANDVDALLPNYLIAKKLNIPLVFDSHEIFSEMPAIQGKMSQKLWRYLEKKLIPDMKFMITASGSYAKWFKKNYHVDPIVIQNAPRRFEFDHEIQENNPKILLYQGAINPFRGIDKAILAMKHLDNVIFKIAGFGPKKEEYQELVIQENLQDKVQFIGKFKPENLRDITIAADCGMSIEENGGESYFYSLPNKVLDCIQARVPLILSGLPELQHIKDQFDVGEIIKDHEPESIAAAIQKVLDKGRINYQSELEKAANTLCWENEEVKLLQVFEQAAMSF; this is translated from the coding sequence ATGCAAAGAAAAAAAATTATTACCTCTGCTTTCAGCAATTTATACACAGACCAGCGTATAGAAAAGGTTTGCAGAACGTTACATGAAAATGGCTACGAGATCGATCTCATCGGAAACGACTGGAATGGAGCCGAAGAAATGTCGCGACCGTATTCTTTTTCCAGGATTAAATTAATTTCCAAGAGTTTAAAAACTGCTTATTTCGAATTCAATTGGAAATTATACCATGAATTAAAGAAAAGAGCGGATGAAAATACCATTCTTCACGCAAATGATGTGGATGCTTTGCTTCCGAATTATTTAATTGCTAAAAAGCTGAATATTCCGCTAGTTTTCGATAGTCACGAAATTTTTTCGGAAATGCCTGCGATTCAGGGCAAAATGTCACAAAAATTATGGCGTTACCTTGAAAAAAAGCTCATTCCTGACATGAAATTCATGATTACGGCCAGTGGAAGCTATGCAAAATGGTTCAAAAAAAATTATCATGTAGATCCAATAGTAATTCAAAATGCACCTCGCAGATTTGAATTCGATCATGAAATTCAGGAAAATAATCCTAAAATTCTTTTATATCAAGGAGCAATTAATCCTTTTCGGGGGATTGATAAGGCTATTTTAGCGATGAAACATTTAGATAATGTCATATTTAAAATTGCCGGATTTGGTCCTAAAAAAGAGGAATATCAGGAATTGGTTATTCAGGAAAATCTTCAGGATAAAGTTCAGTTTATAGGAAAATTTAAACCTGAAAATTTACGAGATATCACCATTGCTGCCGATTGCGGAATGAGCATTGAAGAGAATGGGGGAGAAAGCTATTTTTATTCTTTGCCCAATAAGGTTTTGGATTGTATCCAGGCAAGAGTTCCTTTAATTTTATCTGGTCTTCCGGAATTACAGCATATCAAAGATCAGTTTGATGTGGGGGAGATCATTAAAGATCATGAGCCGGAAAGTATTGCTGCGGCGATACAAAAGGTTTTAGATAAAGGAAGAATAAATTATCAGTCTGAATTGGAAAAAGCAGCCAATACACTTTGCTGGGAAAATGAGGAAGTGAAACTGCTGCAGGTTTTTGAGCAAGCGGCAATGTCATTTTAA
- a CDS encoding mannose-1-phosphate guanylyltransferase has product MSKSDKYCVIMAGGIGSRFWPMSTQKFPKQFQDILGVGRTMIQQTYDRINKLIPTENIFVITNKEYVELSHQQLPEIPQENIVGEPLMKNTSACNLYMANKIAEIDPNATMVVLPADHLILKEETFLEKIEIAFKIAAEHEYLVTLGITPTRPDTGYGYIQFVDKHDSDYYKVKTFTEKPILEIAKSFLESGDFLWNAGIFIWNVKSIHHAFETYLPEMTQHFMACEYNAGNEQSCIELIYPKVQKVSIDNGILEKAKNVYVIPADLGWSDLGTWTSVYENAEKDENENAANLKHLLTYNSKGNIIRLKNNNKAVIIDGLDDYIIVDTDKALLICPRGHDQMIKDYVLDLKNFKKGDKFM; this is encoded by the coding sequence ATGTCAAAATCAGATAAATACTGTGTGATAATGGCGGGAGGAATCGGAAGCCGATTCTGGCCAATGAGTACACAGAAGTTTCCAAAACAATTTCAGGATATTTTAGGAGTTGGTCGCACAATGATTCAGCAGACCTATGACAGAATCAATAAGCTAATTCCAACGGAAAATATATTTGTTATTACGAATAAGGAATATGTGGAGCTTTCTCATCAGCAACTGCCGGAAATTCCACAGGAGAATATTGTAGGTGAACCCTTGATGAAAAATACCTCTGCCTGCAATTTGTATATGGCGAATAAAATTGCGGAGATTGACCCTAATGCAACCATGGTGGTATTACCCGCAGATCATTTGATTTTAAAAGAGGAAACTTTTTTAGAAAAAATTGAGATTGCCTTTAAAATAGCAGCAGAGCACGAGTATCTGGTGACATTAGGAATTACTCCTACGCGTCCTGATACGGGATACGGATATATTCAGTTTGTAGATAAGCATGATTCCGATTATTATAAAGTAAAAACCTTTACCGAAAAACCCATTCTTGAAATTGCCAAAAGCTTTTTAGAAAGCGGCGATTTTCTGTGGAATGCAGGGATTTTTATATGGAACGTGAAGAGCATTCATCATGCTTTTGAAACTTACCTTCCGGAGATGACTCAGCATTTTATGGCTTGTGAATACAACGCAGGAAATGAACAGAGCTGTATTGAACTTATTTATCCTAAAGTTCAAAAAGTTTCTATTGATAACGGAATTTTAGAAAAAGCTAAAAATGTATATGTAATTCCGGCAGATTTGGGTTGGAGCGACCTAGGTACATGGACTTCCGTTTATGAAAATGCGGAAAAAGATGAGAATGAAAATGCGGCCAATTTAAAGCATCTTTTAACTTACAATTCTAAAGGGAATATTATTCGTTTAAAAAACAATAATAAGGCTGTAATTATCGATGGTTTAGATGATTATATTATTGTTGATACCGATAAAGCTCTTTTAATTTGTCCGAGAGGTCACGATCAAATGATCAAAGACTACGTTCTCGATCTGAAAAACTTCAAAAAAGGGGATAAATTCATGTAA
- a CDS encoding SprT-like domain-containing protein, which translates to MSIQSLEKYLPQNTLQYLKIWFADYYIHIKVTRNRDSKLGDYRKLPDNSHEITINSTLVPQLFFFVLTHELAHLIAFEKYGRRISPHGNEWKDTFRKMLLQSVGVYEEKLRPIIIKFSKSPKANFMSSPELVKCFHIDKQDDNTVFIEELKKGDHFIYRNEKYLLEGLIKKNYLCQNLATGRKYSFKPLARVEKFA; encoded by the coding sequence ATGTCTATTCAGTCTTTAGAAAAATATTTACCCCAAAATACACTGCAATATTTAAAAATTTGGTTTGCAGATTATTATATTCATATAAAAGTAACACGAAACAGAGATTCAAAATTGGGAGATTATCGGAAGCTCCCGGATAATTCCCATGAAATTACGATAAATTCTACTTTAGTACCACAGCTTTTTTTCTTTGTTTTAACCCACGAACTGGCTCATCTTATTGCCTTCGAAAAATACGGAAGAAGAATTTCTCCTCACGGTAATGAGTGGAAAGATACTTTCAGAAAGATGCTATTACAAAGTGTCGGTGTTTATGAAGAAAAACTGAGGCCAATTATCATTAAATTCTCAAAATCCCCAAAGGCGAACTTCATGTCGAGCCCCGAGTTGGTTAAGTGTTTTCACATTGATAAACAGGATGATAACACGGTTTTTATTGAAGAATTAAAAAAAGGAGATCACTTTATCTATCGCAACGAAAAGTATTTATTAGAAGGTCTGATTAAAAAAAACTATCTTTGTCAGAACCTGGCTACCGGAAGAAAGTATTCTTTCAAACCTTTGGCGAGGGTAGAAAAATTTGCTTAA
- a CDS encoding ATP-dependent Clp protease ATP-binding subunit → MDYKFSQGLSQVFKQSKSEAKRLKSEFLNTEHLLLGIIKTENSAKEILQNLNADLTQIRRKIETLNTASLNPISEEVTNISFTKMADHSIKRAELECRQYKSNEINTVHLLLGILYKYEDPTSNILGAYDIDYEGVSREYQTMLKNSGEAPQMSAYDDDDEREEFEQMRKPTGNLGSAKSKTPTLDNFGRDLTSLARDGKLDPVIGREKEIERVSQILSRRKKNNPLLIGEPGVGKSAIAEGLALRIQQKKVSRVLYGKRVITLDLASLVAGTKYRGQFEERMKAIMTELEKNRDVILFIDELHTIVGAGSSTGSLDASNMFKPALARGEIQCIGATTLDEYRQYIEKDGALERRFQKVMVEPTSIDETIQILNQIKDKYEEHHNVIYTPEAIAACVNLTSRYITDRFLPDKAIDAMDEAGSRVYIKNMKVPTEIIDFEKKIEDIKELKQKAVKAQDYLEARKLKDEEERLQMELNSAQDKWDKDVKEKKETVSEENVAEVVSMMSGVPVTKVGKNELDKLAGMDNNLNGKVIGQEDAVKKVVKAIQRNRAGLKDPNRPIGTFIFLGTTGVGKTELAKVMARELFESDESLIRIDMSEYMEKFAVSRLVGAPPGYVGYEEGGQLTEAVRRKPYSVVLLDEIEKAHPDVFNILLQILDEGHVTDSLGRKIDFRNTIIILTSNIGTRDLKDFGDGVGFGTSAKKTTTDSRARSTIENALKKAFSPEFLNRIDDIVIFNSLEKEDIKKIIDLELNKLYSRLEKLGYKVDLTDEAKDFISEKGWDKDFGARPLKRAIQKYIEDLLAEMLVNKQLNEGETVVLDLNEAKDALAGKTSKPKKSAAEKSSQS, encoded by the coding sequence ATGGATTATAAGTTTTCACAAGGTTTGAGCCAGGTGTTCAAACAAAGCAAGAGCGAAGCAAAAAGGCTCAAAAGTGAATTTCTTAATACAGAACATCTACTTTTAGGTATTATAAAAACAGAAAACTCTGCAAAAGAAATCCTTCAAAACCTTAATGCGGATTTAACACAAATCAGAAGAAAAATTGAAACTTTAAATACAGCAAGTCTTAATCCTATTTCTGAGGAGGTTACCAATATTTCTTTCACGAAGATGGCAGATCATTCCATCAAGCGTGCAGAGTTAGAATGCAGACAATATAAAAGTAATGAGATTAATACCGTTCATTTGCTTTTAGGCATTCTTTATAAATATGAGGATCCTACTTCAAATATCTTAGGAGCTTACGACATCGATTATGAAGGAGTTTCAAGAGAGTACCAGACGATGCTTAAAAACTCAGGAGAAGCACCACAGATGAGTGCTTACGATGATGACGACGAAAGAGAGGAATTTGAGCAAATGAGAAAGCCTACAGGAAATTTAGGTTCTGCTAAAAGTAAAACGCCAACTTTGGATAACTTTGGTAGAGACTTAACTTCTTTGGCTAGAGACGGGAAATTAGACCCTGTAATCGGCCGTGAGAAAGAAATTGAAAGAGTTTCACAAATCTTATCGCGTAGAAAGAAAAACAATCCGCTTCTTATCGGGGAGCCGGGAGTTGGTAAATCTGCGATTGCGGAAGGTTTGGCATTAAGAATTCAACAGAAAAAAGTGTCTAGAGTTCTTTACGGAAAACGTGTGATCACTTTGGATTTGGCAAGTTTAGTTGCCGGAACAAAATACCGTGGTCAGTTTGAGGAAAGAATGAAAGCAATTATGACCGAGCTGGAGAAAAACAGAGATGTCATCTTATTTATTGATGAGCTTCATACCATTGTTGGTGCAGGAAGTTCAACAGGAAGTTTAGATGCTTCGAATATGTTTAAACCTGCTTTGGCCAGAGGTGAAATTCAATGCATCGGGGCTACTACTTTGGATGAATACCGTCAGTACATCGAGAAAGATGGTGCTTTGGAAAGAAGATTCCAGAAAGTAATGGTGGAACCGACTTCTATCGACGAAACGATTCAGATCTTAAATCAAATCAAAGATAAGTATGAAGAGCACCACAATGTAATTTATACTCCTGAAGCGATTGCAGCGTGTGTCAATTTGACATCAAGATATATTACAGACCGTTTCTTACCAGACAAAGCGATTGACGCGATGGATGAAGCCGGATCTCGTGTTTATATTAAAAACATGAAAGTTCCTACTGAAATCATTGATTTTGAAAAGAAAATCGAAGATATCAAGGAATTGAAACAAAAAGCAGTAAAAGCTCAGGATTATCTTGAAGCAAGAAAACTGAAAGATGAAGAGGAAAGACTTCAGATGGAGTTAAATTCTGCTCAGGATAAATGGGACAAAGATGTGAAGGAGAAAAAAGAAACCGTTTCTGAAGAGAATGTAGCAGAAGTAGTTTCTATGATGAGTGGTGTTCCTGTAACGAAAGTTGGCAAAAACGAACTTGATAAACTAGCCGGAATGGATAATAACCTGAACGGAAAAGTAATCGGTCAGGAAGACGCTGTGAAAAAAGTTGTTAAGGCAATTCAAAGAAACAGAGCGGGTCTTAAAGATCCGAACCGTCCGATTGGTACGTTTATTTTCTTAGGAACAACCGGAGTTGGTAAAACGGAGCTGGCTAAAGTAATGGCAAGAGAACTTTTCGAATCTGATGAATCTTTAATCAGAATCGATATGAGTGAATATATGGAGAAATTCGCAGTTTCAAGATTAGTTGGAGCGCCTCCGGGATACGTTGGATACGAGGAAGGTGGACAATTAACGGAAGCTGTAAGAAGAAAACCATATTCAGTTGTTCTTTTGGATGAGATTGAAAAAGCTCACCCTGATGTATTCAATATCTTATTGCAGATCTTGGATGAAGGGCACGTTACAGACAGTTTGGGAAGAAAAATTGATTTTAGAAATACAATCATTATCCTTACTTCAAATATCGGTACGAGAGATCTTAAAGATTTTGGAGACGGCGTAGGATTCGGAACTTCTGCGAAGAAAACAACTACGGATTCCAGAGCGAGAAGCACGATTGAAAATGCACTGAAAAAAGCATTCTCACCAGAATTCTTAAACAGAATTGATGATATTGTGATCTTCAACTCTCTTGAAAAAGAAGATATCAAGAAAATCATTGATCTTGAATTGAATAAACTTTACAGCAGACTTGAAAAATTAGGTTATAAAGTTGATTTAACTGATGAAGCTAAAGACTTTATTTCTGAAAAAGGATGGGACAAAGACTTCGGAGCAAGACCACTGAAAAGAGCGATCCAGAAATATATTGAAGATTTATTGGCGGAAATGCTGGTAAACAAGCAATTAAATGAAGGAGAAACGGTAGTTCTTGATCTGAATGAAGCAAAAGATGCTTTGGCAGGAAAAACTTCAAAGCCTAAGAAATCAGCAGCTGAGAAATCTTCTCAATCATAA
- a CDS encoding SufE family protein gives MTIKEKQQEIIDEFAFLDDWEQKYEYIIDLGKELKGLAEDKKNDENLIKGCQSKVWIDAEFKDGKLFFDADSDGILPKGIVSLLVSIYSGHSTQEILDSDFEFIAEIGLQEFLSPSRANGLMAMTKQIKFYAVAYQLKS, from the coding sequence ATGACCATTAAAGAAAAACAGCAGGAAATTATCGACGAATTTGCGTTTCTTGACGATTGGGAGCAGAAATATGAATATATTATCGACCTTGGAAAAGAGCTGAAAGGCCTTGCGGAAGATAAAAAAAACGATGAAAACCTGATCAAAGGATGCCAAAGCAAAGTTTGGATTGATGCTGAATTTAAAGATGGAAAATTATTTTTTGATGCAGATTCTGACGGTATTTTGCCAAAGGGAATTGTTTCTCTTTTGGTAAGCATTTACAGCGGACATTCTACTCAGGAAATTTTAGATTCTGATTTCGAATTTATTGCCGAAATCGGATTGCAGGAGTTTCTTTCTCCTTCCAGAGCCAACGGTTTGATGGCGATGACAAAGCAAATTAAATTTTACGCAGTTGCTTATCAACTGAAGTCTTAG
- a CDS encoding uroporphyrinogen decarboxylase, with amino-acid sequence MNPEIATYIGYSASLFIVLSFILKDIRKIRIVNMIGCICFVIYGIFSGMLWPVIIPNGLICFIQIYHLLVAKKK; translated from the coding sequence ATGAATCCCGAAATTGCTACTTATATCGGATATTCCGCTTCACTTTTCATCGTGCTGAGTTTCATATTGAAAGATATCAGAAAAATCAGAATTGTCAACATGATTGGTTGTATCTGTTTTGTCATCTATGGTATCTTCAGCGGAATGCTTTGGCCGGTAATTATCCCGAACGGATTAATTTGCTTTATCCAAATTTACCATCTTTTGGTGGCTAAAAAGAAATAA